One window of Phycisphaeraceae bacterium genomic DNA carries:
- a CDS encoding PAS domain-containing protein produces the protein MTESKPSLDFPVSDHETLAEAFAADTNCMAFVIDLNGIIRWANHAAAAACGLPREAITNVPSLTILPRDYLEERMSFARKAVETGMPVVCEGISWGLYRRTTFRPLKTPPGETAMVLIVCRPKPTDETNPHDAAGILPTIRAKVDDLGPLAVLTERELELLDLIGRGMTTAEIAARLGRSVKTVEWHRVSLGEKLNASNRVELARIALNAGLSGGTLPPLHPDTLTEPKSGSAHQETR, from the coding sequence ATGACTGAGTCGAAACCGTCACTCGACTTCCCGGTGTCAGACCACGAAACACTCGCCGAGGCCTTCGCCGCCGACACAAACTGCATGGCCTTCGTGATCGATCTCAACGGGATCATCAGATGGGCCAACCACGCCGCCGCCGCCGCGTGCGGCTTGCCCCGCGAAGCAATCACAAACGTCCCCTCGCTCACCATCCTCCCGCGCGATTACCTCGAAGAACGCATGAGCTTCGCGCGCAAGGCCGTCGAAACCGGAATGCCCGTCGTCTGCGAGGGCATCTCGTGGGGGCTCTACCGGCGCACAACCTTCCGCCCGCTCAAGACGCCCCCCGGCGAAACCGCCATGGTGCTCATCGTCTGTCGCCCCAAGCCCACCGACGAAACCAATCCCCACGACGCCGCAGGCATACTCCCCACGATCCGTGCGAAAGTCGACGACCTCGGCCCCCTCGCCGTTCTCACCGAGCGCGAACTCGAACTCCTCGACCTCATCGGCAGGGGCATGACAACCGCCGAGATCGCCGCCCGCCTCGGCAGAAGCGTCAAGACCGTCGAGTGGCACCGCGTCTCACTCGGCGAGAAACTCAACGCCTCCAACCGCGTCGAACTCGCACGCATCGCCCTCAACGCCGGGCTCTCAGGCGGCACACTCCCCCCGCTCCATCCCGACACCCTCACAGAACCCAAGAGCGGCTCTGCCCACCAGGAAACGCGCTGA
- a CDS encoding CrcB family protein: MQAVGAAGGGAIGSLLRFGCSHVLAAQGWSHWPISTLLVNVSGCAAIGVCARLMQATADAGHGGMFRAFVMYGLLGGLTTFSALGIEVFGPLQSGRPWHALGILAANLVLGLGAVAVGWSVGRMFIA; this comes from the coding sequence ATGCAGGCAGTTGGCGCGGCGGGCGGGGGCGCGATCGGTTCGCTGCTCCGGTTCGGCTGTTCGCACGTTCTGGCAGCGCAGGGATGGTCTCACTGGCCGATTTCGACGCTGCTTGTGAATGTTTCGGGTTGTGCGGCGATCGGCGTCTGTGCCAGGTTGATGCAGGCAACCGCTGACGCCGGGCATGGGGGGATGTTCAGGGCGTTTGTGATGTACGGCTTGCTCGGCGGGCTGACGACGTTCTCCGCGCTCGGGATCGAGGTCTTCGGTCCGCTACAGTCCGGTCGTCCGTGGCATGCGCTCGGGATTTTGGCGGCGAACCTGGTGCTGGGTCTAGGCGCGGTCGCTGTCGGTTGGAGCGTGGGGCGAATGTTCATTGCGTGA
- a CDS encoding TIGR00730 family Rossman fold protein translates to MPGHFDDETGPEGQKGMGVGGAARGDDLRTVWGKITDSIEERRFLAGPRTRREEFGRAVRIFGETIRGFRQLHFAGPCVTVFGSARFAEDHRYYQLGREMGRRIAGMGLTTMTGGGPGIMEAANRGARDVGGRSIGCNIKLPMEQEPNPYLDKFVEFRYFFVRKVMLVKYSFAFVVLPGGFGTMDEAFEVATLIQTDKVQSFPVILMGTDYWAPLREFIAGTMVAERTISMQDVDLLTFTDDPEEAEAIIRRSARLHAKVLERRTKPAVLLGESE, encoded by the coding sequence ATGCCTGGTCACTTTGATGATGAGACGGGTCCTGAAGGTCAGAAGGGGATGGGCGTCGGGGGCGCTGCGCGGGGCGATGACCTTCGGACGGTGTGGGGGAAGATCACGGACAGCATCGAGGAGCGGCGGTTTCTTGCCGGACCTCGGACGCGGCGCGAGGAGTTCGGTCGGGCAGTCAGGATTTTCGGTGAGACGATCCGGGGTTTCCGGCAGTTGCACTTTGCAGGTCCCTGCGTGACGGTGTTCGGTTCGGCGCGCTTCGCTGAGGACCATCGGTATTACCAGTTGGGGCGGGAGATGGGGAGGCGGATCGCGGGGATGGGTCTGACGACGATGACGGGCGGGGGGCCCGGGATCATGGAAGCCGCGAATCGCGGTGCGAGAGATGTCGGCGGTCGGTCGATCGGGTGCAACATCAAGTTGCCGATGGAGCAGGAGCCGAATCCGTACCTGGATAAGTTCGTGGAGTTCCGGTACTTCTTTGTGCGCAAGGTGATGCTCGTGAAGTACTCGTTCGCGTTCGTGGTGCTGCCGGGCGGGTTCGGGACGATGGACGAGGCGTTCGAGGTTGCGACGCTGATCCAGACCGACAAGGTGCAGTCGTTTCCGGTGATCCTGATGGGGACGGATTACTGGGCTCCGCTGCGGGAATTCATCGCGGGGACGATGGTGGCCGAGCGGACGATCTCGATGCAGGATGTTGATCTGCTCACCTTCACCGATGATCCGGAGGAGGCGGAGGCGATCATCCGGAGGAGCGCGCGGCTGCACGCGAAGGTGCTGGAACGGCGGACGAAGCCGGCGGTGTTGCTGGGCGAGAGCGAGTGA
- a CDS encoding FAD-dependent thymidylate synthase: MNPAPQSPQAHHNPGSDTPAFSRIQPESPMRDVMGGSSRWEIKIHEHGFVALVDAMPRLVPEGQTADSAIVQAARVSYGQGTKKVSEDRGLIRYLLRHRHTTPFEMVELKFHIAMPIFIARQWIRHRTANVNEYSARYSIVPDRFYRPSLESVRKQSKSNRQGGEQTFSAADAAEAKTAEDFLRFLDETEAMYTRYQEFTEKGVSREMARIGLPVSVYTEWYWKCDLHNTLRFLSLRMDPHAQQEIRDFARAMYALLEPIVPITVEAFKDYELDALRLTRLEIEAIRALASGGDGTITSDNQREQAEWAAKRQLLGLDATDSTVPYVQTPRSKDNTLNTAGQ; this comes from the coding sequence ATGAACCCTGCCCCCCAAAGCCCCCAGGCGCACCACAACCCAGGCAGCGACACCCCCGCCTTCTCGCGCATCCAGCCCGAGTCACCCATGCGCGACGTGATGGGCGGCTCATCTCGCTGGGAAATCAAGATACACGAACACGGCTTCGTCGCCCTCGTCGATGCCATGCCCCGCCTCGTCCCCGAGGGACAGACCGCCGACAGCGCGATCGTCCAGGCCGCGCGAGTCTCCTACGGCCAGGGCACCAAGAAAGTCTCCGAAGACAGAGGCCTCATCCGCTATCTCCTTCGCCATCGCCACACCACCCCCTTCGAGATGGTGGAACTCAAGTTTCACATCGCCATGCCCATCTTCATCGCCCGCCAGTGGATCCGACACCGCACCGCCAACGTCAACGAATACTCCGCCCGCTACTCCATCGTTCCCGATCGCTTCTACCGACCCTCTCTCGAGTCGGTGCGCAAGCAGTCAAAGAGCAACCGCCAGGGAGGCGAACAGACCTTCAGCGCAGCCGACGCCGCCGAAGCCAAGACCGCCGAAGACTTCCTCCGCTTCCTCGACGAGACCGAGGCCATGTACACCCGCTACCAGGAGTTCACCGAGAAAGGCGTCAGCCGCGAGATGGCACGCATCGGGCTCCCCGTCAGCGTCTACACAGAGTGGTACTGGAAGTGCGACCTGCATAACACACTCCGCTTCCTCTCGCTCCGCATGGACCCACACGCCCAGCAGGAAATCCGCGACTTCGCCCGAGCCATGTACGCACTCCTCGAACCCATCGTCCCCATCACGGTCGAGGCCTTCAAAGACTACGAACTCGACGCCCTCCGTCTCACGCGGCTTGAGATCGAAGCGATCCGCGCCCTCGCATCCGGCGGCGATGGCACCATCACATCCGACAACCAGCGCGAGCAGGCCGAATGGGCCGCCAAGCGACAGCTCCTCGGGCTCGATGCCACAGACTCGACCGTCCCCTACGTCCAGACCCCGCGATCCAAAGACAACACACTCAACACCGCCGGCCAGTAA
- a CDS encoding type II secretion system protein — protein sequence MRTRAFTLIELLVVIAVIALLVGILLPSLGAARRAAQSVKCLSNIRQLAIAHTLYTDDHKGRFIDAGLDHGGLGDLDKAWPFTLREYAGGTVALRSPLDRSRFWPESDGGLHPGISLTVAAALLADDDPSNDPTSASLSRWTSYGLNNYVTTSKHPPSSIMRQKAYDELHRIPRPHATVHFLPMTLGDSDPITSSGTFARADHVHAEDWENAGPEAAAAYAATQMQLNLHHGKPESFEAKAGYGFLDGHAEVRTFRSLYRSFEDNNFYPETAK from the coding sequence ATGCGCACCCGCGCCTTCACACTCATCGAGCTTCTCGTTGTCATCGCGGTGATCGCGCTCTTGGTCGGCATCCTCCTTCCTTCACTCGGTGCCGCCCGGCGCGCCGCTCAAAGCGTCAAGTGCCTCAGCAACATCCGCCAGCTCGCCATCGCCCACACGCTCTACACCGACGACCACAAGGGCCGGTTCATCGACGCGGGACTCGACCACGGCGGACTCGGAGACCTCGACAAGGCCTGGCCCTTCACGCTCCGCGAATACGCAGGCGGCACAGTTGCGCTCCGCTCCCCTCTCGACCGCTCCCGCTTCTGGCCCGAATCCGACGGCGGGCTCCACCCCGGCATCTCACTCACCGTCGCCGCCGCGCTGCTCGCCGACGACGATCCCTCCAACGACCCGACCTCAGCATCCCTCTCGCGCTGGACCAGCTACGGACTGAACAACTACGTCACGACCAGCAAGCACCCGCCTTCGAGCATCATGCGCCAGAAGGCGTACGACGAGCTCCACCGAATCCCCCGCCCACACGCAACTGTCCACTTCCTCCCCATGACGCTCGGCGACTCCGATCCGATCACAAGCTCCGGCACCTTCGCCCGCGCCGACCACGTTCATGCCGAAGACTGGGAGAACGCAGGCCCGGAGGCCGCCGCCGCGTACGCCGCCACCCAGATGCAACTCAACCTCCACCACGGCAAACCCGAGTCCTTCGAGGCCAAAGCCGGGTACGGCTTCCTCGACGGACACGCCGAGGTCCGCACCTTCCGCTCCCTCTACCGCTCCTTCGAGGACAACAACTTCTATCCAGAGACCGCCAAGTAA